In the Tribolium castaneum strain GA2 chromosome 1, icTriCast1.1, whole genome shotgun sequence genome, one interval contains:
- the LOC660268 gene encoding U5 small nuclear ribonucleoprotein TSSC4, with amino-acid sequence MDKPDLPFMLKNSNKNFMERQKSIFDQLSTLTCNLQKDEEMEVEGPKVSNRANRSVMRQFRGKESIFKRPQDPVSKNYMRTIPDFKKNPHKWTKYSLADVKDEDMSDRSNTKAALSFLNELKNRNSEMVTDKSEEMKKIVFKKVHTTTVKDNLKSEDEKPSFRSSKVVMPEYVVGQKVKKDKKNKKIQSGGGGQLKLDHLLDGDE; translated from the coding sequence ATGGATAAGCCGGACTTGCCGTTTATGCTGAAAAACTCGAACAAGAACTTCATGGAGCGCCAGAAAAGCATTTTCGACCAGTTGAGCACCCTCACTTGCAACCTGCAGAAAGACGAAGAGATGGAGGTTGAGGGCCCCAAAGTCTCCAACAGGGCAAATCGCTCGGTAATGCGGCAGTTTCGGGGTAAAGAAAGCATCTTCAAACGTCCACAAGACCCCGTGTCTAAGAATTACATGCGGACAATCCCCGACTTTAAAAAGAATCCACACAAGTGGACCAAGTACTCTCTAGCCGATGTGAAGGACGAAGACATGTCTGATCGAAGTAACACCAAAGCGGCgctttcgtttttaaatgaactgAAAAATAGGAATAGTGAAATGGTGACTGATAAAAGCGAAGAGAtgaagaaaattgtttttaagaaAGTCCACACCACGACTGTTAAAGATAATTTGAAGAGCGAAGATGAGAAACCTAGCTTTAGAAGTTCTAAAGTTGTGATGCCTGAATATGTGGTCGGGCAGAAAGTTAAGAAGGacaagaaaaataagaaaattcaaAGTGGTGGTGGTGGGCAGTTAAAACTGGATCATTTGCTTGATGGTGATGAATAG